A single window of Paenibacillus sp. FSL H8-0537 DNA harbors:
- a CDS encoding DUF421 domain-containing protein, translating to MEFLTLVLRTVLIYFIVFLIMRFMGKREIGKLSVFDLVISVMIAEIAVIVIEDLDRTMWEGIVPMVILMLVQVGMAFVALKNRKLRLLFDGKPSIIMAKGKLNRDVMRKQRYNLDDFMLQLRENQITRISDVEFAILETSGKLSIIPKNTDGAPPEMSEERLNAEPQLSSSEAEHQLRMEEGNRTEQIQELTSKLSTRQESKVIPPKYRFEILPIPLIMDGKVQDENLEKLEKTRFWLKNVLQEEGVTDFKEVFLCTIDHKGKLFLDKTKKPRR from the coding sequence TTGGAATTTCTGACCCTTGTGCTGCGTACCGTATTGATTTATTTCATCGTATTTCTCATTATGCGGTTTATGGGGAAACGGGAAATCGGCAAGCTGTCGGTTTTTGACCTGGTTATCTCGGTCATGATTGCCGAAATAGCCGTGATCGTTATAGAGGATTTGGATCGAACGATGTGGGAAGGCATTGTGCCGATGGTTATTTTAATGCTCGTGCAGGTGGGCATGGCTTTTGTGGCGCTGAAAAATCGCAAGCTGCGGCTCTTGTTTGACGGAAAGCCCAGCATCATTATGGCGAAGGGCAAGCTCAATCGCGATGTGATGCGCAAGCAGCGCTACAATCTGGATGATTTTATGCTTCAGCTTAGAGAAAATCAAATTACAAGGATCTCGGATGTGGAATTTGCGATTTTGGAGACGAGCGGCAAGCTGTCGATTATTCCTAAAAATACGGATGGGGCCCCGCCAGAAATGTCGGAGGAGCGCTTGAATGCTGAGCCGCAGCTGAGCAGCAGCGAAGCAGAGCATCAGCTGCGGATGGAAGAAGGCAATAGGACTGAGCAAATTCAGGAATTAACAAGCAAGCTTAGCACAAGGCAAGAATCTAAAGTCATTCCGCCTAAATATCGTTTTGAAATTTTGCCCATTCCGCTCATTATGGATGGCAAAGTACAGGATGAAAATTTGGAGAAGCTGGAAAAAACCCGTTTTTGGTTGAAAAATGTACTGCAGGAAGAAGGTGTGACCGACTTCAAGGAAGTATTCCTGTGTACAATAGATCATAAAGGCAAGCTGTTTTTGGATAAAACGAAAAAGCCGCGAAGGTAG
- the spoVB gene encoding stage V sporulation protein B encodes MTKQTFIKGAMILLAAGVINRILGFIPRIALPRIIGAEGVGLYQLSYPFLAVMLTIITGGIPLAVAKWIAEAQSNGDEGRVRQIFRSAMLLTIFLAITLTSLLLLFSPWITAHLLPDKRVQRTFLFMTPMLLIVGISSVFRGYFQGKQNMIPSAASQIVETVLRIIFSLGFAMLLMPKGLEWAAAGAMLGVVVGEIGGLAVLLWKYAREKRTPAQLAEASKPSTTEDKAPIMGKLLSLSIPVTASRLVGSLSYLLESIFTARSLATAGIATGIATAQYGALQGMVIPLILLPTALTYSLASSLIPSLSEAASRGDMATIHKRLHQSMRLALVAGAPFVVILGLFAEPICRMLYNHSEIAPMLQLLAPVGLFIYLQAPLQATLQALDKPGKALMNTLIGAAIKLGFIIYLASKPEFGIYGALIAINLNIVLVTALHGISVLKLIGFRMKLRDFMKVISAMVIMGAAARFVMNREPLAAEWVNLLVACACGAIVYLALMVWTNIIDRHDLTRLPKIGHWFSRT; translated from the coding sequence ATGACCAAGCAAACATTTATAAAAGGGGCCATGATTTTACTTGCGGCGGGCGTCATTAATCGAATTCTCGGCTTCATCCCGCGCATCGCGCTGCCGCGAATTATAGGCGCCGAAGGCGTGGGGCTTTATCAGCTGAGCTATCCGTTTTTGGCCGTCATGCTGACAATTATTACCGGCGGCATTCCGCTCGCCGTTGCCAAATGGATTGCCGAAGCCCAGTCAAACGGGGACGAGGGACGGGTCCGCCAAATTTTTCGCAGTGCGATGCTGCTTACGATCTTTCTTGCCATTACGCTGACCAGCCTGCTGCTGCTATTCTCGCCTTGGATAACCGCGCATTTGCTGCCGGACAAGCGTGTACAGCGCACGTTTCTGTTCATGACTCCGATGCTGCTGATCGTCGGAATTTCATCTGTATTTCGCGGCTACTTCCAGGGCAAGCAAAATATGATTCCATCTGCGGCCTCCCAAATTGTGGAGACGGTGCTGCGCATTATTTTCTCGCTTGGCTTCGCGATGCTCCTCATGCCCAAAGGCTTGGAATGGGCAGCGGCTGGCGCCATGCTTGGCGTTGTGGTTGGAGAAATAGGAGGCCTAGCTGTACTGCTATGGAAATACGCAAGGGAAAAAAGGACTCCCGCTCAGCTGGCTGAGGCAAGCAAGCCATCTACAACTGAAGATAAGGCACCCATTATGGGCAAGCTGCTTAGCCTTTCCATACCCGTTACAGCCAGCCGCCTTGTCGGCTCGCTCTCCTATTTGCTGGAATCCATTTTCACCGCTCGCAGTCTGGCTACGGCAGGTATCGCTACAGGCATTGCTACAGCGCAATACGGGGCGCTGCAAGGAATGGTCATACCGCTCATCCTGCTGCCTACCGCTTTGACCTACTCCCTTGCCTCCTCGCTTATTCCGTCGCTTTCCGAAGCGGCGTCAAGGGGGGATATGGCTACGATTCATAAGCGTTTGCATCAATCCATGAGGCTGGCACTTGTCGCAGGAGCACCCTTCGTCGTTATTCTTGGCCTATTTGCCGAGCCGATCTGCCGGATGCTGTACAACCACAGTGAAATTGCTCCTATGCTGCAACTGCTTGCCCCTGTAGGCCTTTTTATTTATTTGCAGGCTCCACTGCAAGCCACTCTCCAGGCGCTGGATAAACCGGGAAAGGCGCTTATGAACACGTTAATAGGGGCAGCTATTAAGCTGGGCTTCATTATTTATCTCGCCTCCAAGCCCGAATTTGGTATATACGGCGCTTTGATTGCGATTAATTTGAATATTGTACTAGTCACTGCGCTGCATGGCATTAGCGTTCTCAAGCTAATCGGCTTCCGCATGAAGCTGCGCGATTTTATGAAGGTCATCTCTGCTATGGTGATTATGGGGGCTGCTGCTCGCTTCGTCATGAACCGGGAGCCGCTCGCCGCGGAATGGGTGAATTTGCTCGTTGCTTGTGCATGCGGGGCTATTGTATATTTGGCGCTAATGGTATGGACCAACATTATTGACCGGCATGACCTCACCCGCCTGCCCAAAATCGGTCATTGGTTTTCACGGACCTAG
- a CDS encoding post-transcriptional regulator produces the protein MEEQDLAQVIEQLCNSKAEEFRLIGYEHANGKDIWACVSAGYKKSGQPELHKLVNDILSLKVTSFMNFLTISAYRGTHF, from the coding sequence ATGGAGGAACAGGACCTGGCTCAGGTAATTGAACAGCTGTGCAACAGCAAGGCAGAGGAGTTTCGGCTTATTGGCTATGAACATGCGAATGGCAAAGATATTTGGGCATGCGTAAGCGCGGGTTATAAAAAGAGCGGGCAGCCAGAGCTGCACAAGCTGGTCAACGACATTTTGTCGCTGAAGGTGACGAGCTTTATGAACTTTTTGACGATTAGCGCTTACCGGGGAACCCATTTCTAA
- the secD gene encoding protein translocase subunit SecD: protein MNGKRLFAFLGIVVIMFGVIAWTSPSLVNGIRLGLDLKGGFEVLYEAEPLTAGDKVTPTLLKDTAKSLEARADKIGISEPEITTEGTNRIRVRLAGVTNEDEVRDIIKKPVNLTFKAPDGTVELQGDDFVQNAATVEYDSLNNPVVSIKLKDAKKFEDVTRRLTGKTLAIYLDDEMLSNPNVNQPISGGSAQISGNFTLDEANNLKDTINLGALPLKLTEKYTQSVGAKLGQQSLEDTVRAGIIGSAIILVFLIILFRIPGVVAGITVITFTWMLVLVFEMLNVTLTLPGIAAFVLGIGMAVDANIIMYERIKEEIRSGKSLLSSLKAGSKNSFRTIMDANITNMISCGVLYYIGNGAIRGFALTMILSILVSIVTNIFFSRLLIHLLIRSNLFTKPSYFGVKEADIREL from the coding sequence ATGAACGGGAAAAGATTATTTGCCTTCCTTGGGATCGTAGTCATCATGTTTGGCGTGATCGCTTGGACGAGCCCATCGCTGGTAAACGGCATTCGGCTAGGCCTGGATTTGAAGGGCGGATTCGAGGTGCTTTATGAGGCAGAACCGCTTACGGCCGGCGATAAAGTAACGCCTACTTTGCTGAAGGATACGGCGAAAAGCCTGGAGGCTCGTGCCGACAAGATCGGTATTTCCGAGCCGGAGATTACGACTGAAGGAACGAACCGCATTCGCGTCAGGCTTGCTGGCGTGACGAATGAGGATGAGGTAAGAGACATCATCAAAAAGCCGGTTAATCTGACGTTTAAAGCGCCAGATGGCACGGTAGAGCTTCAAGGTGATGATTTTGTGCAAAATGCAGCTACGGTCGAATATGATTCGCTGAATAATCCGGTCGTTTCGATTAAGCTGAAAGATGCAAAGAAGTTTGAGGATGTGACGAGGAGACTGACAGGCAAGACGCTAGCCATTTATCTCGACGATGAAATGCTGTCGAATCCGAACGTCAACCAGCCAATCAGCGGCGGAAGCGCGCAAATTAGCGGTAACTTCACGCTGGATGAGGCAAATAACTTGAAAGATACGATTAATCTGGGCGCACTTCCGCTTAAGCTGACTGAGAAATACACGCAAAGCGTAGGCGCAAAGCTTGGACAGCAGTCTCTTGAAGATACCGTTCGTGCCGGCATCATCGGCTCGGCGATCATTTTGGTGTTCCTGATTATTTTGTTCCGCATACCGGGCGTTGTAGCAGGTATTACGGTTATTACCTTTACTTGGATGCTGGTTCTCGTATTCGAGATGTTGAATGTGACTTTAACGCTGCCTGGTATTGCCGCATTTGTTCTCGGGATCGGGATGGCGGTTGACGCGAATATTATTATGTATGAACGGATTAAAGAGGAAATTCGCAGCGGAAAAAGCTTGCTTTCCTCGCTTAAAGCCGGCTCCAAAAACTCGTTCCGCACAATTATGGATGCGAATATTACAAACATGATTTCCTGCGGCGTGCTTTATTACATCGGAAACGGTGCGATCAGAGGCTTTGCACTGACGATGATTTTGAGTATTTTGGTCAGTATCGTTACAAACATTTTCTTCTCACGCCTGCTGATTCATTTGCTGATTCGCAGCAACCTGTTTACTAAACCTAGCTATTTCGGCGTGAAGGAGGCGGACATCCGTGAACTTTAA
- the secF gene encoding protein translocase subunit SecF, whose amino-acid sequence MNFKTTVHFDFIKHSKKFFMASIILTVIGIISLFLFNLNYGVDFKAGTNMDIVVGKALTQADAKEVLATAGITNVTPTVGGTNGDRVSARFEEVLEQAKVTEIQNAFKAKFGDQVSAEVSVVSPDMARELGFKTIYAVIIASIAIMIYVMIRFEWRFALAANIAILYDAFVVVAVFSIFRLEVDLPFIAAVLTTIGYSINDKIVIFDRIRENLRFGKLKTRDQLAEMVNQSLWQTMARNIYTVLAVLIIAVCLFLFGSESIKLFALAKIIGLTSGAYSSICIASPLWLLLKSKQKPKAKQPAKTAV is encoded by the coding sequence GTGAACTTTAAAACAACGGTGCATTTTGACTTTATCAAGCATAGCAAAAAGTTTTTCATGGCTTCTATTATTTTAACGGTTATAGGAATTATTTCGCTGTTCCTGTTTAATCTGAACTATGGCGTCGATTTTAAAGCGGGTACGAATATGGATATCGTAGTCGGCAAAGCGCTTACCCAAGCGGATGCGAAGGAAGTTTTGGCCACAGCTGGCATTACGAACGTTACACCGACGGTTGGCGGCACGAACGGCGACCGCGTTTCCGCTCGGTTTGAAGAAGTATTGGAGCAAGCGAAGGTAACAGAAATTCAAAATGCCTTTAAAGCAAAATTTGGCGATCAAGTATCTGCAGAGGTCAGTGTCGTATCTCCAGATATGGCGCGTGAGCTAGGCTTCAAGACGATTTATGCCGTTATTATTGCAAGTATTGCGATCATGATTTATGTGATGATTCGTTTCGAATGGCGCTTTGCTTTAGCAGCGAATATTGCCATTTTATATGACGCTTTTGTTGTAGTCGCTGTGTTTTCCATTTTCCGTCTGGAAGTCGACCTGCCGTTTATTGCGGCGGTGCTCACGACAATTGGTTATTCGATTAATGATAAAATCGTTATTTTCGACCGAATTCGTGAAAATCTTCGTTTTGGCAAGCTGAAAACGCGTGACCAGCTCGCAGAAATGGTCAATCAGAGCCTATGGCAGACGATGGCGCGTAATATTTATACGGTGCTTGCCGTTCTCATTATCGCGGTCTGTTTGTTCCTATTTGGAAGCGAGTCGATCAAGCTGTTTGCTTTGGCAAAAATTATTGGTCTGACAAGCGGCGCATACTCGTCGATCTGTATTGCGAGCCCGCTTTGGCTTCTTCTTAAAAGCAAACAAAAGCCTAAAGCAAAGCAGCCTGCCAAGACTGCGGTCTAA
- a CDS encoding cation transporter dimerization domain-containing protein → MTMNQRYTKAEPANWSGIWGNAALALLKGAAGWLSGSKALLADGCRSAAEAAAIFAEKVVTQRSGKGSETSSGSAAAIKHKETRKTETFMNVVLAAALLLIGLEIGISAVRDIAEGISKPPHWSALAALASCLLVKELIWKQREHGSSLYATLAVFIGAGTAWLGKLISLPVLYYFDSAAAIVISVIVMNGGYRIIVPSSHKEEASTEVYSENTEELMQLVQRVEGVVTVQSLNAREQGHYVVAEAVISVNPRVTVLEGHEVAKRVKRLLLTRFTHLTDATVHVEPYDPGYPYKSNHDPNQEHMPTLLQ, encoded by the coding sequence ATGACAATGAACCAACGATATACAAAAGCAGAACCGGCCAACTGGTCAGGAATATGGGGTAATGCGGCGTTGGCGTTGTTGAAAGGGGCAGCAGGCTGGCTGTCCGGCAGCAAAGCATTGCTTGCAGATGGTTGCCGATCTGCGGCGGAGGCGGCGGCTATTTTCGCGGAAAAGGTCGTTACGCAGCGCAGTGGCAAAGGCAGCGAAACATCTTCTGGCAGCGCTGCTGCTATAAAGCACAAGGAAACAAGGAAGACAGAAACCTTCATGAATGTTGTTTTAGCAGCAGCCCTGCTTCTAATTGGTTTGGAGATTGGCATTTCGGCCGTTCGCGACATTGCTGAGGGAATCAGCAAGCCGCCTCATTGGAGCGCGCTTGCTGCTTTGGCTAGTTGCCTGCTCGTGAAGGAGCTCATCTGGAAACAGAGGGAGCATGGCAGCAGCTTGTATGCGACGCTTGCGGTATTCATTGGTGCAGGGACCGCGTGGCTGGGCAAGCTGATTTCGCTTCCAGTGCTTTATTATTTTGATTCGGCAGCAGCTATCGTCATTTCGGTTATCGTCATGAATGGCGGCTATCGTATTATTGTGCCGTCCTCTCACAAGGAGGAAGCATCAACAGAGGTATATAGCGAAAATACCGAGGAGCTCATGCAGCTCGTTCAACGGGTGGAAGGCGTCGTCACGGTACAGTCGCTGAACGCTCGCGAGCAGGGCCATTATGTCGTTGCGGAGGCCGTTATCAGTGTTAATCCGCGCGTGACCGTACTTGAGGGCCATGAAGTGGCGAAAAGGGTGAAACGACTGCTGCTGACACGCTTTACCCACCTAACGGACGCAACCGTTCATGTCGAGCCGTATGACCCCGGTTATCCTTATAAATCCAATCACGATCCGAATCAGGAACATATGCCTACGCTGCTGCAATAG